A region of Solea solea chromosome 7, fSolSol10.1, whole genome shotgun sequence DNA encodes the following proteins:
- the LOC131462947 gene encoding coiled-coil domain-containing protein 40-like: MDSTGYTSLDEAAATANSANATRVQMTSEDMEDEEPLMEDEEEEQLIILHPEHPLVQRLQATLNRQLRRQLDRINLQLEEHVAQEKEDAKHSLETGVEMSRIQAKLARLHNSLENYHQTKSQAEDKHQQAQSQMEEMKSQYSSTFNRHSKAKAGLSQLQAEYDNLMLHTVFTQGVSDDLRIHFNATKNAQGRAGAEKTQAEDEKKQQDLYVERLTKEMETQTQQIAMYDAQTSVKAEECQAVKRAYSEAEMEIESLLMMRKHLLQQWNKSLLGMEKRDEAFSAMQEAMRTMDDQMNFLDSEIKAYMKSSDEEHERNEALTYRLYFSKRNVALTRKLIIEKQKQQEDLQIQHSTCLSTLKETEDTLDILMKETSERLAEINAQMRQVEKESAIRLELEDKILNYVQQEIIHNRAAKYSKKLTRKTSTLKEEKISQLWQKEDEMTAVAMESYKIHNNLESLGFVQKALDQEMEKYNQCVNDIQFNISSLISAIKQKQNTITNFNKKIGHIVTSTGRDDLSPLQINLERALTQIEQMEANIKRDKQLWMKRQGSLIELTQEMEVNSKNILKLQKQFTAMEQKKIRWENQIENERQEQAELQKNTEILRGDLVKLNTLLTKNGQLSQVLEQDNVLMETDFLLIIREAEREVIQMQMKHEKSLTEKDRLLSNLVEAEQQIMLWDKKTQLVKETLSVVDSEELHVEIKMMKAEIHRMEVRINQLRKQQENLLRESESTVVRRESIIERREAMVYGVSKQTTKFELSINIKHMQRKIKDTHKHIKEHERETRELQESMDSLNKKLAWQKQQLTQLCSTNSTMDSDIVNQQDSKDRDLAYLVTLQNRIKKLQAVVTDSYKTLSTSESVEATLQSQIEHVHKFSTVLHRVCEKFPTHRQPLRRLLLTLEACTQKLKQ; this comes from the coding sequence ATGGACAGCACTGGATACACCAGCCTGGATGAAGCAGCAGCGACTGCAAATTCTGCCAACGCTACTCGGGTGCAGATGACATCAGAAGACATGGAGGATGAGGAGCCATTgatggaggatgaggaggaggagcagttaATTATTCTTCATCCTGAACACCCGCTTGTCCAAAGGCTACAGGCTACTCTGAACAGACAGCTGAGAAGGCAGCTTGATAGGATTAACCTGCAATTAGAGGAGCATGTGGCACAGGAGAAGGAAGATGCCAAACACTCACTGGAGACTGGTGTCGAGATGTCCAGGATTCAGGCGAAGTTGGCCAGACTTCACAACAGCCTGGAGAATTATCATCAGACCAAGTCACAGGCAGAAGACAAACATCAGCAGGCACAGTCCCAAATGGAAGAAATGAAAAGCCAGTATTCCAGTACTTTCAACCGCCACAGCAAAGCCAAAGCCGGTTTGTCCCAGCTGCAGGCGGAGTACGACAACTTGATGCTGCACACTGTCTTCACACAGGGAGTCAGCGATGATCTCCGCATTCATTTCAATGCCACGAAGAATGCTCAAGGCAGAGCAGGAGCTGAGAAGACCCAGGCAGAAGATGAGAAAAAGCAGCAAGATTTGTATGTGGAACGTCTAACCAAGGAAATGGAGACGCAGACTCAGCAGATTGCCATGTATGACGCCCAGACCAGTGTTAAAGCAGAGGAGTGTCAGGCAGTCAAACGGGCCTATTCTGAGGCCGAGATGGAAATTGAGTCTCTGCTGATGATGCGTAAACATTTGCTTCAGCAGTGGAACAAAAGCCTGTTGGGCATGGAGAAACGAGATGAGGCATTCAGTGCCATGCAGGAGGCTATGCGCACGATGGACGACCAGATGAACTTCTTGGACAGTGAGATTAAAGCCTACATGAAATCAAGCGACGAAGAGCACGAGCGGAATGAAGCACTGACGTACCGGCTTTACTTTTCTAAGAGGAATGTAGCCCTCACCAGGAAGCTGATCATTGAAAAGCAGAAGCAGCAAGAGGATCTGCAGATTCAGCACAGCACCTGCCTCAGCACTCTgaaggagacagaggacacCCTAGACATTCTCATGAAGGAAACCAGCGAACGCTTGGCTGAAATTAATGCTCAAATGAGACAGGTGGAAAAAGAGAGTGCCATTCGTTTGGAGTTAGAGGACAAGATCCTCAACTACGTGCAGCAGGAGATAATCCACAATAGGGCTGCTAAGTACTCGAAGAAGCTCACCCGCAAGACCAGCACACTGAAGGAAGAAAAGATCTCTCAACTGTGGCAGAAGGAAGACGAGATGACAGCGGTGGCCATGGAGAGCTACAAGATACATAATAATTTGGAAAGCCTGGGCTTCGTTCAGAAGGCCCTAGATCAAGAGATGGAAAAGTACAATCAGTGTGTCAATGACATCCAGTTTAATATTTCTTCCTTAATTTCAGCCATCAAGCAGAAGCAGAACACCATTACCAACTTCAACAAAAAGATCGGTCACATCGTAACCAGCACGGGGCGCGATGACCTAAGTCCTCTGCAGATAAACCTGGAGAGAGCGCTTACTCAGATTGAGCAGATGGAGGCAAATATCAAAAGAGACAAGCAGCTCTGGATGAAACGACAAGGGTCTCTAATAGAACTGACTCAGGAGATGGAGGTCAACAGCAAGAACATACTGAAATTGCAGAAACAATTCACTGCGATGGAGCAGAAGAAAATACGCTGGGAGAATCAGATTGAGAACGAGCGCCAAGAACAGGCAGAGCTGCAGAAGAACACGGAGATCTTGAGGGGGGATTTGGTGAAGCTCAACACGCTGCTCACCAAGAATGGACAGCTCAGCCAGGTGCTGGAGCAGGACAATGTTCTGATGGAAACAGATTTTCTTCTCATAATAAGGGAAGCAGAGCGGGAGGTTATTCAGATGCAGATGAAACATGAGAAGTCTCTGACTGAAAAAGACAGACTACTCAGCAATCTGGTGGAAGCTGAGCAGCAAATCATGCTGTGGGACAAAAAGACCCAGCTTGTCAAAGAGACTCTTTCAGTTGTGGACTCTGAAGAGTTACATGTAGAAATCAAGATGATGAAGGCTGAGATCCACCGAATGGAGGTGCGAATCAACCAGCTCAGGAAACAGCAGGAGAACCTGCTGAGGGAGAGTGAGTCGACAGTGGTGAGGAGAGAGTCCATCATCGAACGTCGGGAGGCCATGGTGTACGGTGTTAGCAAACAGACTACAAAGTTTGAGCTGAGCATCAACATAAAGCACATGCAGCGCAAAATCAaggacacacacaagcacataaaGGAGCATGAACGTGAGACCAGGGAGCTTCAGGAGAGCATGGATAGCCTGAATAAGAAGCTTGCGTGGCAAAAGCAGCAGCTGACCCAACTATGTAGCACCAACTCCACCATGGACTCTGACATTGTAAATCAGCAGGATAGCAAAGACAGAGACCTAGCATACCTGGTGACTCTGCAGAACCGGATTAAGAAGCTGCAGGCGGTGGTTACGGACAGCTACAAAACCTTGTCCACCAGTGAGTCCGTTGAAGCCACTCTGCAAAGCCAGATAGAGCATGTGCACAAATTTAGCACGGTGTTGCACCGCGTCTGTGAGAAGTTCCCCACCCACCGGCAGCCACTCCGCAGGCTGTTGCTAACTTTGGAAGCATGCACTCAGAAACTGAAGCAATGA